A window of the Jeotgalibacillus aurantiacus genome harbors these coding sequences:
- a CDS encoding disulfide oxidoreductase, giving the protein MAASNQKAGLFLFAAWLVSMIATFGSLYFSEIAGFIPCDLCWFQRIFMYPLTIILGIGVFQSDFRVNRFVFPLSIIGGSISAMHYMEQKIPGFGGIKPCVSGVPCNAEYINWLGFITIPFLALTAFVLITVLMVFVTVLSKK; this is encoded by the coding sequence ATGGCAGCATCTAATCAAAAGGCCGGCCTGTTTTTATTTGCAGCCTGGCTGGTCTCGATGATTGCCACTTTTGGCAGCCTGTATTTCAGTGAAATAGCGGGATTTATTCCGTGTGACTTATGCTGGTTTCAACGCATTTTCATGTACCCGTTAACGATTATTTTAGGCATTGGCGTTTTCCAGTCGGACTTCAGGGTAAATCGGTTTGTGTTTCCTCTTTCCATAATTGGTGGATCCATCTCTGCCATGCATTACATGGAGCAGAAAATCCCCGGCTTTGGCGGCATTAAACCATGCGTGAGCGGAGTTCCGTGTAACGCTGAATACATCAACTGGCTTGGATTCATCACCATTCCGTTTCTGGCTTTAACGGCCTTTGTGTTGATTACGGTGCTGATGGTGTTCGTGACTGTTTTATCAAAAAAGTAA
- a CDS encoding AraC family transcriptional regulator, whose product MEMLRRFNEAVSYIEDHLTDEIEMVEVARRACCSEYHFRRMFAFLAGIPLSEYIRLRRLTLAAFDLKDQRIIDVAVKYGYQSADSFTRAFQSFHGMSPAEARDTGKTLKAFPPMTFQLTVKGGTEMNYRIVEKDAFRVIGFKKRVPIVFEGVNPEIEKMWKGLTEDHIGRLKAQSNTEPAGMISASVNFSEGRMEEKGELDHVIGVATTNECPEGFDELEVAPSIWAVFEAVGPFPQTLQNIWGRIYAEWFPTSQYEQTEGPEILWNEHNDTTSPSFKSEIWIPVKRMNA is encoded by the coding sequence ATGGAGATGCTGAGACGTTTTAATGAGGCTGTAAGCTATATTGAGGATCATTTAACAGACGAGATTGAGATGGTTGAGGTGGCGAGGCGTGCGTGCTGTTCGGAATATCATTTCAGGCGGATGTTTGCTTTCCTGGCGGGTATCCCGCTGTCAGAGTACATCCGGCTCAGAAGGCTGACGCTGGCTGCGTTTGATCTGAAGGATCAGCGTATTATTGATGTTGCGGTCAAGTACGGTTATCAGTCTGCAGATTCATTCACTCGGGCCTTTCAGAGCTTTCATGGCATGTCGCCTGCAGAAGCGAGAGATACAGGCAAAACGTTAAAGGCATTTCCTCCGATGACCTTTCAGTTAACAGTTAAAGGAGGAACAGAAATGAACTATCGTATTGTGGAAAAAGATGCTTTTCGTGTGATCGGGTTTAAAAAGAGGGTGCCCATCGTGTTTGAAGGGGTAAATCCTGAGATTGAAAAGATGTGGAAGGGATTAACGGAGGATCATATCGGACGGCTGAAGGCGCAGTCGAATACAGAGCCTGCCGGAATGATCAGTGCTTCTGTCAACTTTTCAGAAGGACGCATGGAGGAAAAGGGAGAGCTTGATCATGTGATCGGCGTTGCGACTACGAATGAATGTCCAGAGGGCTTTGATGAACTTGAGGTAGCCCCTTCCATCTGGGCAGTGTTCGAAGCAGTCGGTCCATTTCCTCAAACGCTGCAAAATATCTGGGGCAGAATATACGCTGAATGGTTCCCAACCAGCCAGTACGAACAAACAGAAGGACCTGAAATCCTCTGGAACGAACACAACGATACAACCTCACCCTCATTTAAAAGTGAAATCTGGATTCCCGTCAAACGGATGAACGCATAA
- a CDS encoding DUF5412 family protein translates to MLGILEFENSSKGSKNIYWQYETTEGNIEWQDEDTVKINNIELDVPDEKYDYRR, encoded by the coding sequence GTGCTTGGCATTCTTGAATTTGAGAATTCGTCTAAAGGGTCTAAAAACATTTACTGGCAGTATGAAACAACCGAGGGAAATATCGAATGGCAGGATGAAGATACAGTAAAGATCAACAACATTGAGCTTGATGTGCCGGATGAGAAGTATGATTACCGTAGATGA
- a CDS encoding DUF5412 domain-containing protein, which translates to MTFIKKHPYITGSLVAFMTLLILIAYFIYWAFFSIARLEPGELIAEETSPNGEYTVKNLSE; encoded by the coding sequence ATGACATTTATTAAAAAACACCCCTACATAACCGGTTCATTAGTTGCTTTTATGACACTGCTGATTTTAATCGCATACTTCATTTACTGGGCTTTTTTCAGTATTGCACGGTTAGAGCCGGGTGAGCTGATTGCTGAAGAAACGTCACCAAACGGCGAATATACTGTAAAAAACCTATCTGAATAA
- a CDS encoding DUF2200 domain-containing protein, which translates to MTKHKIYTMSFSSVYPHYVAKAERKGRTKAEVDEIIRWQTGYSQAQLDEQLEAKTDFETFLAEAPELNPARKLIKGVVCGVRVEHIEEPVMQEIRYMDKMIDELAKGKAMEKILRKP; encoded by the coding sequence ATGACTAAACACAAAATCTACACGATGAGCTTTTCCAGTGTCTACCCTCACTACGTTGCGAAGGCCGAAAGAAAAGGGCGGACGAAAGCAGAGGTTGATGAAATCATCCGTTGGCAGACAGGGTACAGCCAGGCACAGCTGGATGAGCAGCTTGAAGCAAAAACCGATTTTGAAACCTTTTTAGCAGAAGCACCTGAGCTGAATCCTGCGCGAAAGCTGATCAAGGGCGTCGTCTGTGGAGTAAGGGTTGAACATATCGAAGAGCCCGTCATGCAGGAAATCAGGTACATGGATAAAATGATTGATGAACTCGCCAAAGGAAAGGCGATGGAGAAGATATTGAGGAAGCCTTAA
- a CDS encoding aminoglycoside phosphotransferase family protein, with the protein MNHEEKLSGGNVSSVYRAGNTVRRTLKPESSKVHQLLRHLEKKGFTQAPRFLGMDEKGREILTFIEGEAGNYPLKSYMWSDETLAGIARMLRGYHDAVSDFPIDDSWQPIDCTPEPHEIICHNDFAIYNLIFDQEKPVGVIDFDNAGPGPRQWDVAYALYTCVPLSRLYHTEAGEAIHYSPEDADGIKKRVKLFYEAYGNDKPEQDIINMVILRLEGLCRTMHRKAAEGNPAFQKMIDEGHDKHYQADIQFLREHGVEWV; encoded by the coding sequence ATGAATCATGAAGAAAAATTATCAGGCGGCAATGTTTCAAGCGTATACCGTGCTGGCAATACGGTCAGACGTACGTTGAAGCCGGAGAGTTCAAAGGTCCATCAATTATTAAGGCATCTTGAGAAAAAGGGATTTACGCAGGCTCCGCGGTTTCTTGGTATGGATGAAAAAGGAAGAGAAATATTGACTTTTATAGAGGGTGAGGCGGGAAATTACCCTTTGAAATCGTATATGTGGTCAGACGAGACACTTGCTGGGATTGCACGAATGCTCCGGGGATATCATGATGCGGTCAGTGATTTTCCAATTGATGATTCCTGGCAGCCGATTGATTGTACGCCGGAGCCTCACGAAATCATCTGTCATAACGATTTTGCGATCTATAATCTGATTTTTGATCAGGAAAAACCGGTTGGGGTGATCGATTTTGACAATGCTGGACCGGGTCCGCGGCAATGGGATGTGGCCTATGCACTTTACACATGTGTACCATTGAGCCGCCTTTATCACACAGAAGCAGGAGAGGCCATTCACTACTCGCCAGAAGACGCAGATGGGATCAAAAAACGAGTCAAATTGTTTTATGAGGCATACGGCAATGACAAACCTGAGCAGGACATCATCAACATGGTCATTCTCAGACTCGAAGGCTTATGCAGGACCATGCATCGAAAAGCAGCAGAAGGTAATCCGGCTTTTCAAAAAATGATCGACGAAGGCCATGACAAACACTATCAGGCAGACATCCAGTTCCTTCGCGAGCATGGAGTGGAGTGGGTGTAA
- a CDS encoding thioredoxin domain-containing protein, producing the protein MKNNAYKIAVVVTLLVFAVVGAFVYMNSGSQTAGSQSSDQPSIEGQPTMGNTDSPVQVVEFGDFKCPSCKAWGEMIYPQLVSDYVDTDKISFSYVNVLFHGQESELASLAAESIYKMDPDSYWDFQKKLYEEQPAQNHDAVWVTNEKLLEVAAETTDVDLAQLEEELNNATMADEVAIDTELVEQFDVAFTPSIIVNGTMLEDPFDYEAIKALIDEGLEENE; encoded by the coding sequence ATGAAGAATAATGCCTATAAGATTGCGGTTGTGGTGACGCTGCTGGTTTTTGCGGTTGTTGGCGCTTTTGTTTATATGAATAGCGGCAGCCAGACGGCTGGATCGCAGAGCAGTGATCAGCCTTCGATTGAAGGACAGCCGACGATGGGGAATACGGATTCTCCTGTTCAGGTAGTCGAGTTTGGCGATTTTAAGTGTCCTTCGTGTAAGGCCTGGGGAGAAATGATCTATCCACAGCTCGTGAGCGATTATGTGGATACAGATAAAATCTCATTTTCGTATGTGAATGTACTTTTTCACGGTCAGGAATCTGAGCTTGCTTCTCTTGCCGCTGAGTCTATTTACAAAATGGATCCTGATTCCTACTGGGATTTTCAAAAAAAGCTTTACGAGGAACAGCCTGCTCAAAATCATGATGCAGTATGGGTGACAAATGAAAAACTGCTGGAGGTTGCAGCTGAGACCACAGATGTGGATTTAGCGCAGCTGGAAGAAGAGCTGAATAACGCGACGATGGCAGATGAAGTGGCGATTGATACTGAATTGGTTGAACAATTCGATGTGGCTTTTACGCCGAGTATTATAGTGAATGGCACCATGCTTGAGGATCCTTTTGATTATGAGGCGATTAAAGCGCTGATTGATGAAGGATTAGAGGAAAATGAGTGA
- a CDS encoding PepSY domain-containing protein, translating into MNKKVIIGTVASTVILGGALGAGAMTDQFRTVGIVNPEPANESDLISVDEAKEKALAEYEGVVESVELEKQFRGYLYEIDIDNGEIDYDLDMDASTGEILKAKEERDDDDDDRDDDNSQNTDQADDNSSDDDNRTASATASNGTSANTNEEYITQEEAVSIAMAEVSGTLESVEFDDDDGRMIYEIEINTGNGDDDDADFEIDAVTGEILEMNLED; encoded by the coding sequence ATGAATAAGAAAGTGATTATTGGAACAGTGGCGAGTACAGTGATTTTAGGTGGAGCGTTAGGTGCAGGTGCGATGACGGATCAGTTCAGAACTGTGGGGATTGTGAATCCGGAGCCGGCTAATGAGTCTGATTTGATCAGTGTGGATGAGGCGAAGGAAAAAGCGCTGGCAGAGTATGAGGGTGTCGTGGAAAGTGTGGAGCTTGAGAAGCAGTTCAGAGGGTATCTTTACGAAATTGATATTGATAATGGAGAAATCGACTATGATCTGGATATGGATGCGTCAACAGGAGAAATTCTAAAGGCGAAGGAAGAGCGTGACGATGACGACGATGATCGCGATGACGACAATAGTCAGAACACCGATCAGGCTGACGACAATTCTTCAGACGATGACAATAGAACAGCTTCAGCAACTGCTTCAAATGGAACATCTGCCAATACAAATGAAGAATATATCACTCAGGAAGAAGCAGTCAGCATCGCAATGGCAGAAGTATCAGGCACACTTGAAAGCGTTGAATTCGATGACGATGACGGCCGCATGATCTACGAAATTGAAATCAACACAGGTAACGGCGATGACGACGATGCAGACTTTGAAATTGATGCAGTAACAGGTGAAATCCTTGAAATGAATCTGGAAGACTAA
- a CDS encoding GNAT family N-acetyltransferase, whose product MISMIIEQCHAIEKELQPLSSLLIKVVEDGASIGFLPGISLNEADDYWKSVLNPDIYLFIAKVDHQLAGSIQLHACSKPNGLHRVEIAKLMTHPDFRRRGIARRLMEKAEEHAKALNKSLIVLDTREGDPSNLLYHSMNYQPAGKIPAYAKSANGDLHATVFYYKILT is encoded by the coding sequence GTGATAAGCATGATCATTGAACAATGTCATGCAATTGAAAAAGAGTTACAACCACTCTCCAGCCTTTTAATAAAAGTTGTAGAGGATGGGGCTTCTATTGGTTTTTTGCCTGGAATATCGTTGAATGAGGCCGACGATTATTGGAAGAGTGTGTTGAACCCTGACATTTATCTTTTTATAGCAAAGGTCGATCATCAGTTAGCCGGAAGCATTCAACTCCACGCTTGTTCAAAGCCCAACGGTTTACATCGTGTTGAAATCGCAAAGCTCATGACACATCCGGACTTCCGTCGCCGGGGAATTGCAAGGCGCTTAATGGAAAAAGCAGAGGAGCACGCTAAAGCTTTAAACAAATCACTGATTGTCCTTGATACACGTGAAGGAGATCCCTCAAACCTGCTCTATCATTCAATGAACTACCAGCCGGCAGGTAAAATCCCTGCCTATGCAAAATCGGCTAATGGAGACCTGCACGCGACGGTTTTTTACTACAAGATATTAACTTAA
- the metG gene encoding methionine--tRNA ligase, with protein sequence MSIFIGGAWPYANGSLHVGHIAALLPGDILARYYRQKGKPVLYVSGSDCNGTPISIRASNEGTTVEAIADQFHKEFEETFRQLGFTYDLYTRTDGEHHHEVVQHIFLKLLEQGHLYKKKVEQAYCAHDARFLPDRFVEGTCPNCGAKARGDQCDHCSQILDPLDLNEKRCKLCGKEPEIRETVHFYFSFNSFQQKLEQYAAKSGVESSWRDNAIQLTKRYLAEGVPDRAVTRDLPNGIDVPIPGFEGKKIYVWIEAVAGYYTASLEWAKINKEDASKFWSEQTTSYYVHGKDNIPFHSIIWPAILMGINLPALPTHIISNEYMTLEKRKISTSGNWAVWLPDLLKSYDPDSIRYFITINAPEQRDTDFSWREFIYSHNSELLGAFANFVNRTLKFIDQSFDGKVERHPIDSALHHQIKALYDQAGVLIERGEIKQALETIFAFIREANRYFDQQQPWIHVKEDQSRAKSTLTNCVFIIQNLAQLLRPFLPFASEKIEKMLQQPLKGWSVVESLPDYVHDVQPIYKRIDTKQIEEESAKLG encoded by the coding sequence ATGAGTATTTTTATTGGGGGAGCCTGGCCTTATGCAAATGGTTCTTTACATGTCGGGCACATAGCAGCTTTACTTCCGGGGGATATTTTAGCGAGATATTACAGACAGAAGGGCAAGCCTGTGCTATATGTTTCAGGAAGCGATTGTAACGGTACGCCGATTTCTATACGTGCGAGCAATGAAGGAACGACGGTTGAGGCGATTGCAGATCAGTTTCATAAAGAGTTTGAGGAAACGTTCCGGCAGCTGGGCTTTACATACGATCTTTATACGCGAACGGATGGTGAACATCATCATGAGGTTGTGCAACACATTTTTCTGAAGTTGCTGGAGCAGGGACATTTGTACAAAAAGAAGGTTGAGCAGGCTTATTGTGCACATGATGCACGCTTTTTGCCGGATCGTTTTGTTGAAGGGACGTGTCCGAACTGTGGAGCGAAAGCGCGCGGGGACCAATGTGATCACTGCTCACAAATTCTTGACCCGCTTGACTTAAATGAAAAGCGCTGTAAGCTTTGCGGAAAGGAGCCTGAGATCAGGGAAACGGTGCACTTTTATTTTTCCTTCAATTCATTTCAGCAGAAGCTTGAGCAGTACGCAGCTAAATCTGGCGTTGAGAGCAGTTGGCGTGACAATGCGATTCAGCTGACCAAACGGTATTTAGCGGAGGGGGTCCCGGACAGAGCTGTGACACGTGATTTGCCAAATGGAATTGATGTGCCGATTCCGGGATTTGAGGGCAAAAAGATCTATGTCTGGATTGAAGCGGTAGCCGGTTACTATACGGCGAGTCTTGAGTGGGCAAAGATCAACAAAGAGGATGCCTCAAAATTTTGGTCTGAGCAGACGACGTCGTATTATGTTCATGGAAAAGATAACATTCCATTTCACTCGATCATCTGGCCTGCGATTTTGATGGGGATTAACCTTCCTGCATTACCGACGCACATCATCTCCAATGAATACATGACACTTGAAAAAAGGAAGATTTCCACGAGTGGGAACTGGGCTGTCTGGCTGCCGGATCTGTTGAAATCCTATGATCCGGATTCTATTCGCTACTTTATAACAATCAATGCCCCTGAACAGCGTGATACCGATTTTTCATGGCGTGAATTTATTTACAGCCATAACAGCGAGCTGCTCGGAGCCTTTGCCAATTTCGTCAACAGAACGTTAAAGTTCATTGATCAATCCTTTGATGGAAAAGTGGAACGGCATCCGATCGATTCAGCACTACATCACCAGATAAAAGCTCTTTATGATCAAGCCGGTGTCCTGATTGAGAGAGGTGAGATCAAACAGGCGTTGGAGACGATCTTTGCCTTCATTCGGGAAGCAAACCGCTACTTTGATCAACAGCAGCCCTGGATACATGTGAAAGAAGATCAAAGCCGCGCGAAATCGACTTTGACAAACTGTGTCTTCATCATTCAAAACCTGGCGCAGCTGTTACGCCCATTTCTGCCATTCGCATCAGAAAAAATTGAAAAAATGCTGCAGCAACCTTTAAAAGGCTGGTCTGTTGTAGAATCGCTGCCTGATTATGTTCACGATGTTCAACCTATTTATAAGCGAATTGATACGAAACAAATTGAAGAGGAGAGTGCGAAGCTGGGGTAG
- a CDS encoding hydrolase, whose translation MGSRIMHAIIAGRVADEMNIDDRSSFIAGGIAADAVSPKDSSHFYRGDEQDGSRRIAHDEFFEKYMSHQASPFIQGYFTHLIADDLWLKGFYLPWLRNRMEADSEVFVRYHRDFQLLNGKLLHHYKVTDHLKDALKQNADIVEIDEVKRTDIENFLPSILDDMNFDQKDLEQPLSVFTLEQIIGYVETSVERGIALMKDMKKA comes from the coding sequence ATGGGATCACGGATTATGCACGCCATTATTGCGGGCAGAGTTGCAGATGAAATGAACATTGATGATCGTTCTTCATTTATCGCAGGAGGGATTGCAGCGGATGCAGTCTCACCAAAAGACTCGTCGCACTTTTATCGGGGGGATGAACAGGATGGGTCGAGGCGGATTGCTCACGACGAGTTTTTTGAAAAGTACATGTCTCATCAGGCGTCCCCTTTTATCCAGGGGTACTTCACACATTTAATCGCTGATGACCTTTGGTTAAAAGGTTTTTATTTACCATGGTTAAGAAACCGGATGGAGGCTGACAGCGAAGTCTTTGTGCGATATCACAGGGATTTTCAATTGCTGAACGGTAAACTGCTGCATCACTATAAGGTGACGGACCATTTGAAAGATGCACTTAAACAGAACGCTGACATCGTCGAAATAGATGAAGTGAAAAGAACAGATATAGAAAACTTTTTGCCAAGCATTTTAGACGACATGAATTTTGATCAAAAAGATCTTGAACAGCCTTTGTCCGTATTTACACTCGAGCAAATCATTGGATACGTGGAAACGTCTGTGGAGAGAGGGATCGCATTGATGAAGGACATGAAAAAAGCGTAG